The following proteins come from a genomic window of Metarhizium brunneum chromosome 2, complete sequence:
- the LIPA gene encoding Lipase A, which yields MDSPFDEGFTSYVIQFDQQKLGNFLGRYGILWFVSMLSKGWVVCSPDYEGPDGLFVNGIMSGRATLDGIRAVLRSKRSTGVEKDAKVALWGYSGGSLATEFALELQGSYAPDLDKNIIVAASGGLPVDAAGVIKRLSGKLGAGLAMSGILGISKSTPQLRQYFLDSFVSKGKRDEFLPFEKSLAIPTVLRNLYRDVFGYFKDGEKFFEADVVQAVLRENKMGSYGTPKVPYYVYHAIKDEVLPEADAKALIQSHCHNGAKIKYVRESFGEHVIVGLTGAAGAAKFLIDHMDGRGTQSGCDVESVVSSLLNPAAAASLTDIVFNEILAILRLPL from the coding sequence ATGGACTCGCCGTTTGATGAAGGCTTTACAAGCTATGTTATTCAGTTTGACCAACAGAAACTTGGAAACTTCCTCGGCAGATATGGCATCCTGTGGTTCGTTTCCATGCTCAGCAAGGGCTGGGTAGTGTGTAGCCCGGACTATGAAGGCCCAGATGGGCTCTTTGTCAATGGCATCATGAGCGGTAGAGCGACCCTCGATGGAATTCGCGCCGTTCTCCGGTCCAAGCGCAGCACCGGTGTCGAGAAGGACGCCAAGGTTGCTCTGTGGGGATATTCGGGAGGTTCACTGGCCACTGAATTCGCACTCGAGCTTCAAGGCTCATATGCTcccgacttggacaagaacATTATTGTGGCAGCTTCTGGTGGCCTGCCAGTAGATGCCGCCGGTGTTATCAAGCGCCTAAGTGGCAAACTCGGAGCCGGACTCGCCATGTCTGGCATCCTCGGCATCTCCAAATCTACTCCTCAACTTCGTCAATACTTTCTCGACTCCTTCGTTTCTAAGGGGAAACGTGATGAGTTTCTCCCGTTTGAGAAAAGTCTCGCTATCCCTACTGTTCTGCGGAACCTGTACAGGGACGTATTTGGCTACTTCAAAGATGGGGAGAAATTCTTCGAAGCCGACGTCGTCCAAGCCGTTCTTCGCGAAAATAAAATGGGAAGCTACGGCACACCCAAGGTTCCCTACTACGTGTATCATGCAATAAAGGATGAGGTACTCCCCGAAGCTGATGCAAAGGCTTTAATCCAGAGCCACTGCCACAACGGTGCAAAGATCAAATATGTGAGAGAATCTTTTGGTGAGCACGTCATTGTTGGCCTTACCGGTGCGGCAGGAGCCGCAAAATTTCTCATCGACCACATGGACGGGCGTGGAACGCAATCAGGGTGTGATGTGGAGAGTGTAGTGTCCTCGCTGCTTAATCCGGCTGCGGCCGCTTCGCTAACCGATATTGTGT